A window of Candidatus Deferrimicrobiaceae bacterium genomic DNA:
CCACCGTGCCCCCCGAGCCGACGACGACGTTCATGACCCCGGGCGGAAGACCCGCCTCCTCGAGGATCTCCCCGAGACGGATCGCCGTGAGCGGCGTGGTGGATGCCGGCTTGAGGACGAGCGTGCAACCCGCCGCCAGCGCCGGCCCCACCTTGTGGGCGACGAGGTTCAGGGGGAAATTGAACGGCGTGATGGCGGAGACCACTCCCACGGGGCAGCGCAGGTAGAACCCCACCCGCCCCTCGCCCGCGACGCTTGCGTCCATCGGGATCGTCTCGCCGTGGACGCGCTTGGCCTCCTCGGCGGAGAACTGGAAGGTCTCGACCGCCCGCGTCACCTCTCCGAAGGAGTATTTCCAGGCTTTCCCCGCCTCCCGGCAGATGATCGTGGCGATCTCGTCCTGATGTTTCGCGAGCAGCTGGCTCGTTTTCTCGAGGATCCGGAAACGCTTGTGGGCGGGCAGGCGCGAGTACGAGGGGAATGCCGCATGGGCCGCGCCGATCGCTTTTTCGACCGTCTTTTTCGACGCCACCGGGACCACCCCGATCGTTTCCCCGGTGTACTTGTCGATGACCTTCATCGTCTCCTTGTCCTCGATCCATTTCCCGTCGACCAGCAATCGGTACGAGTTTGCTACGGCCATAGGGCTCCTCCTGGTGGTAGGTCGATGGGCTGCGGAAAACCCCGGCGGGACCGGACCGGCGGGGGGCCCATGATCAGAAGTTTACCGCGGCGCGGATCGCCTCGAGCGCCCGGCGGGCGTCCGGTATGTACGTCTTTTCGAGGGCGTACGGGAACGGCGTGTCGAAGCCCGTCACGCGGGCGATGGGCGCCTTGAGATGCAGAAACGACCTCTCCTGGATCAGCGCCGACAACTCCGCCCCGAACCCGCAGGTCCGGGGCGCCTCGTGCAGGACGATCGCCCGGCCGGTCTTCTGCACCGACCGGTCGACCGCCCCCACGTCGAGGGGCCAGAGCGTGCGAAGATCGATGATCTCGACGCTTACCCCCTCCTTGTCCGCCTCCTCCGCGGCCGTATCCGCCACCGGGACCATCGCCCCGTAGGTGATGAGCGAGACGTCCGTTCCCTCCCGCACGATCCGCGCCACCCCCAGGGGGACGGCGTATTCCCCTTCGGGTACCTCGCCCTTTGCGATCCGGTAGAGCGCCTTGGGCTCCAGGAAGATCACCGGATCCGGGCCCCGCATCGCGGAAGTCAGAAGCCCCTTTCCGTCCGCGGGGGCGGACGGCATGACAACCGTAAGCCCCGCGGTATGGACGAAATACGCCTCCGGGCTCTGCGAGTGGTACAGACCTCCCTTGATCCCTCCCCCGGACGGGGTCCGGATCACGACGGGCGCGGGGAACTGGCCCGCCGACCGGTACCGGAACTTGGCCAGCTCGGACACGATCTGCTCGAAGGCGGGATAGATGAAATCGACGAACTGGATCTCGGCAACGGGGCGCAGGCCGTAAAGCGCCATCCCGATCGCCATACCGACGATCCCCGACTCCGCGAGAGGGGTGTCGATCACCCGTTCCGGGCCGAACCGTTCCCAAAGCCCCTCGGTCGCCCGGAAGACGCCCCCGTTTTTTCCGATGTCCTCCCCGAGGAGGACGACCGCGGGATTCCGCTCCATCTCCTCGGCCAGCGCGGAGTGGATCGCCTGGATGAGCGTCATGGTCGCCATCGGGTCATCCCTCCCCGCCCGAGAGGAGCTTTCTCTGCTCGGCCAGGTGCCACGGCATCTCCGCATACACATCCTCTACCAGTGACTCCGGGGAAACCGGCGGGGCGCCCTCGCACTCCTTCACGGCCCGTTGGACCTCTTCTCTCGCCTCCTCCGCCAGGGTCTCCGCCGTCTTCCCGTCCACGACGCCCGCCCGCCGAAGATACTCCGCAAACCGGCTAACGGGATCCCGCTTCGCCCAATCGGCACGTTCCTCCTCGGGCCGGTAGCGCGTAGGGTCGTCCGAGGTGGAGTGCGGCCCCATCCGGTAGGTCAGCGCTTCGATGAGCGTCGGTCCGCCCCCGGCCCGGGCTTTTTCGAGTGCGTCCCGGGTGACCTTGCACACCGCAAGGAGGTCGTTCCCGTCCACGCGGACCCCCTCGAACCCGTACGCGGCAGCCTTTTCCGCGATCGAGCCCGAAGCCGTCTGCTTTGCGAAAGGAAGAGAGATCGCATACTGGTTGTTGCTGCAGAAAAAGACGGTGGGGGTCCCGTAGACGCCGGCGAAGTTCATCGCCGCGTGGAAATCGCCCGTGGAAGAGCCCCCGTCGCCGAAGAAGGCGATGACCGCGATTTTGTCCCCGCGGAGCTTCGCGGCGTAGCCCGCTCCCACCGCCTGCGGCAGCTGGGTGGCGACGGGGCTGGACACCGATACCAGGTTGATCGATCGGTCGCACCAGTGGTTGGGCATCTGGTGCCCCTTGATCGCGTCCGAGGCATTGCCGAACAGCTGCCCGACGATGGAGGAGAGCGGATAGCCCCGTACGAGAGCTGCACCTTGATCCCGGTAGGAGGGGAAGACCCAGTCTCCTTCTTTCAGGGCGAAGCCGGAGCCGATCTCCGACGCCTCCTGTCCGGTGCTCGGGACGAAAAACCCGATCCGGCCCGACCGCTGGAGACTGATCGCCTTTTCATCCAGGGCCCGGAGGAGGAGCATCTTCCGGAACAGAAACAGGAGGTCCTCGTTCGGCAAGGCTGGGTCCAGCGCCGGATCGACCGAACCGTCCTCCCGTAGCACTGACAGCAACGGCGGTTCCATATCGCTCTCCGTTCCCCGAGATCGTTCGTTTGGCTTTTTCTCCATTTTATCCGATGACCCGCCGGACGAACCGGTTTCCTCCCCCCGCGTCACCTCCTCCGGATCACGCCCTGTTTGCGGAGGTCGGCGATCTGCTCGTCCCGGTAGCCGAGCTTCGCCAGTATCTCCTCGTCGTGTTCCCCAAGCCGTGGGGACCGTGCGGGCGGGGCCGTCCTCCGATGTCCGTCCCCTTCCCGGTCCCGCGAGAGAAACTTCAGGGGAAGCCCGGGCTGCCTGTCCCTTCCTCCGAGCGGGGATTCCACCTCCACGACCATCCCCCGGGCTTGTGCGTTCGGGTGTTCGAACGCCTCCCCGAGCGACAGGACCGGCGAGAAGCAGACATCCTTGTCTTGAAAAAAGGAAACCCATTCGTCCCTCGTCCGGGAAGCAAAGATTTTTCCCATCTCCGCCTTGACGCGCGCACCTTCGTCGCCCGTTGCATACTGCAGGCCGATGAGATCCTCCCGCCCCAGCGCCATCACCAGGTTTTTCCAGAACCAGCTCTCCAGGGAACCGACGCTCACGTACCCGCCACACCCGCACCGGTACGTCTCGTAGCACGGAAACATCCCCGTGAGGATCATGGCCCCGCGCTCCGGGGGAGGCATCCCGGAAAGGACCGCAGCCGCGTGGATCGAAAGCATCGCCATCGTTCCGTCGGTCATGGAGATGTCCACCCAACGCCCCCTCCCCGTGGTCTGCCTCGCATGGAGCGCCATCAGGATCCCGGTCAGGGCCATCATCGCCCCGCCGAACAGGTCCCCGATCTGGACGGACGGGATCGCAGGCGGCGTTTCCTTCCGCCCGCATAACCCGAGCACGCCGGCGTAGGAGATGTAGTTGATGTCGTGCCCCGCCACGTCCCGCATCGGGCCGGTCTGCCCGTACCCCGAAATGGAGCAGTACACCAGGCGCGGGTTCGCCCCGGAAAGCGTGGCGTAATCGACCCCGAGCCGCTGCACCACGCCGGGGCGGAAACCTTCGACCACGACGTCGGCTTCTTGCGCGAGGGTGCGGAAGATCTTTTTCCCCTTCTCCGACTTCAGGTCGAGCGTCATGCTGCGCTTCCCGCGGTTGAGATACCGGTCCGCGGGGCTTTGACCCCACTCCTCCCCCGAGAAGGGGTTGCGCACCCGCGGCGACGGTTCGTCCACCTTGACGACGTCGGCGCCGGAATCGGCCATCATCAGCGTGCAGAAAGGGCCGGGAAGCTGGAGCGACAGGTCGAGGACCCGGATACCGGCAAGCGGCGACATCGGCGTATCCCCCGGAGTTCTTGTGCTATCGTATTCCGCGTATGGAACCGGAAGCCCCCATCGCACTGGACAGGGCGATCTTTCTTTCCGACGCCCACCTGAGCCAGGATGACCTGCACACCCGAAATTTCCTGAGCCTGGCGGAAGAGGCCGCGGCCGAAGGGATCGCCCTGTTCCTGCTGGGCGACATCTTCGACCTGTGGTTCGGGTCCCCGGGGCTTACGTTCAAGTTCCAGAAGCCCGTGATCGAGCGCCTGCAGGAATTGCGGCGCGGGGGCCTTCGCTTATATTACGTGGAGGGAAACCGGGATTTCTATCTGAAAAAAACCCACGAAGGAAGCACGTTCCACGCCGTCTCGGAGGGGGAGATGCGCGCCGCGGTGGGATCCCGGATCGTGTCCCTGTCTCACGGCGACACCGTGAACCGGGCCGACCTCGCCTACCGGTTCTGGAAGACCCTGTCGAAGAATCCCCTGGCCTACGGCGTCCTTTCCGTCCTGCCCCCCTCCCTCGTGCTCCCGGTCGCCGACCGCCTGGAGAGGAAGCTCAAAAAGACCAACCCGCGCTTCAAGGAATCGTTCCCGGAGAGGGAGTCCCGCGAGTTCGCCCTTCGGATGTTCGCCTCCGGCGTGGACTTCGTCATCCTGGGGCACTTTCACACGGAGCGGATCCTGCGTTTCGCCCAAGGCGAGGCGACCAAGATCCTCGTGATCCTTCCCTCGTGGAAGGAGGAGTGGCGGTACTTCACCCTCACCGCGGAGGGAGAGTACGGCTTCCGGAACTTCCGGCCCGACGCGCCGCTACTTTGATCCTCCACTAGCCGGCGGCTCCGGACGGATCGTCTTCCCCATCAGGACGACGAAGAGGATCCCGGCGGCCGCCTCGATCGTTCCGAAGAGGAGGGCGATCCGGTCCAGGCCGAACCCCACGGGCATCATCGCGCCGGCGAGCAGGCCGGCGAGGCCGATGTTCGCGAGCCAGAACTGCGCTTCCGCCCATCCGATGTTCCCCACTTTCGGGAGCCCGAAGAACATCGTCGGGATCAGTTTGTACCCGATGCCGTAGATGAGGAACAGGACGAACCCGACGAGAAGCATGTGGACGTGGACGAACTGGAAGTTGTCGTTCCCGAAGGCGAGCATCCCCACGCCGAGCAAAAGCCCCAGGACGAGGTAGAAGAAGGCGACGCGGATGTACCGCCGGCAAAGCCGGTTCAGGCGGTCCTGGGTTTTCCGCTCGAGGAAGGACAGATCCGTCGTCATGTCCCCTGTCCCCCCGCCGCGGCAAACGCGAGGGCGGGAAGCGAGGGGTCGGCCTGGAAGACGACCCGGGAGCCGCACAACTTCTCCAGCCGGCCGATCTCCTCCCGCTTCTGGTTCACGATCGCCTCCAGCAGGGAGGGCGAAACCCGCAGGACGAGTTCCTTCCCCTGCTCGTGGGCGAGGTCTCCGTGGATCCTCCGCATCAGCTTCACCACCGCCGCGTCGAGCGTGGAGAGATATCCCGTGCCGCTGCACACCTCGCACGCCTTGAACATCACGTCGTAGAAGGATATCCCCATCCTCTGCCGGCTGATGGCCACCAGGCCGAACTTCCCCAGGCTGGAGACGTCGGCCTTCGCCTTGTCCCGTTTCAGCCCCTCCTTGAGGATCCGCTCCACCTCCTTGTTGTGGTTGCGGTGCTCCATGTCGATGAAGTCCACGACGATCAGCCCCCCCATGTCCCGGATCCGGAGCTGGCGGGTCACCTCGGCGGCCGCCTCCTTGTTCGTCCGGAAGGCGGTGTCCTCGATGTCGCGGTCCTTGGAGGACCTCCCCGAGTTGACGTCGATGGACCACAGCGCTTCGGTCCGGTCGATCACGATGTGCCCCCCCGACGGCAGAGGCACCTTGCGAATACAGGCCCGCTCGATCTGTTCTTCCAGGTTGAACTTGAAGAAGAGGGGGCGCTTCTGCTGGTACAACTTGAGCTTGCTTTTCTGCTTCGGGTAGTAGACGTCGAAGAAATCCGACGCTTTCCGCAGGGAGGCGGGCGAATCCATGAGGACCTCGACGATGTCCGAGGAGTAGTTGTCCCGAAGGGTCCGGATGACGATGTCCTGCTCCTCGTAGAGCAGCGCGGGGGCCTTCTCGGCGCGCGCCCCCTCCACCGTCCGGTCCCACAGCTTGATCAGGTTGGTAAGGTCCGCCCGGAGGTCCTTCAGCGGCTGCCCCGCCCCCACGGTGCGCACGATGAATCCCAGGTGGTCGGGGTATGTGAGCTTCTCCATGTTCTTCCGGATCCGCTCCCGATCCTTCTCGCCGGTGATCTTCTTCGAAATGCCGTACCGCTTCATCCCCAGCATCATCACCAGGTACCGTCCCGCGATGCTGATGTACGACGTGACCGCCGCCCCCTTGATGGGCGACTCCTCCTTGGTGACCTGCACGAGGATCTCCATCCCCGGGCGCAGATGGGGCCGCCGGTCCCCCTCGTTCCACGTTTCGAGATTTTCGATGAGTGCCCCGCCGCAGTATTCGTTCAGGGGAAGAAACCCGTGCCGCCCGCCGCCGAATTCGACGAAGGCGGCCTCGATCGCCTGGGCGACATTGACCACGCGCGCCTTGTAGATGTTCCCCTTGAACTGCTTCTTGCGCTGGTTCTCCACCTCGAAGTAGTCGAGAACGCCGTCACTGACGATGGCGACGCGGATCTCCTCGGGATGGGTCCCGTCGATGAGCATCCCCTTCTTCGGACCCTTTCCGGCCGGAACCTCTTCCCCCTCCTCTTCTTCCCCGACCTCTTCCTCCCCGACCTCCTCTTCCTCGGCCCGGGCGGGTTCCTCGGACAACGTCCCTTCGGCCCCCGCGGGAACTTCCGGCTCCGGGAGGGGAGCATCCTGCGCACCGCCCTCGGCGGCTGCCGCCTCCTGCCCGGCGTCTGCCGTTCCCTTCTTCCCCCGTCGCCTTCCGCGCCTGCGGCCCCGGCGGCGTCCTTTCCGCTCCGTTCCCGCCGCTTCCCCGGTTTCCGCGGTTTCCCCGGAGCGCGCCTGCGCCTCCTCCCCACCGGCCTGCCGCTCGACGGTCGGCCCTTCCGCCGGTTCGGCCGGTTCCTGCCCGGCGTCCCCTTCCTCCCGCATCTCCCCCGCGCCTTCGCCCTCCGGTGCGGCCGCGGGCATTTCCTCCCCCGGAACCGCTGCGGCCTGCTGTTTTCCGCGGCCCCGGCCCCGCCGGCGGCTCCGGCGGCGACCTTTCCGGACGCCGTCCTGCGAGTCGATCGCCTCGGCGACCTCGAGATTTTCCGGCGCCGCTTCGACCGGCTCGTCGGATACGGTCCGGCTCTCCGGCCCTTCCGCGGAGGGAGTTCCTGCCTCCCCGCCGGCGGCGGGTGTCCCGGGCGCCTCGCTCTCCTTCTTCCTGCGCGGGCTCCGTTTCCAGTACCTTCGTTTCTTTTTCTCTTCCGTCATGAAATTCCTCCTCCGATGTAGCCCCTCCGTTCGGGGGGCCGTTCGCCCGCCCTCCGCGCCCTACCCAGCGCCGCGGTCCCTTTTCCGCGCTACGCCGGTCCCGTTGGCCAGGAACCGGGGAAGGACCCGGGGAAGGTCGCACACGTCCTCGATGACCGCGTGCGCGGGAAATCCCTCTTCCCGGCCTCCCACCCAGACGGAGAACATCCCCAGTTCGCGGGCCGGGACCAGGTTCTCCCGAAGGTCCTCGCAGAAGAGGGAATCCCTCGGGCTGGTCCCGTTCGCCCGCAGAAGCTTCTCGTACGGGTAGCGGGACGGCTTGGCGATATATTCCATGAACTCGATCCCGTAAATCCCGTCCATCAGGTCCGAAACCCCCAGCGCCGAGAGAACCCGGCGGGCGTACGATTCGGACCCGTTGGTGAACACCACGCGCCTGCCCGGCAGGCAGGAGAGCATCGCCCCCAGTTCCGGTCTCGGCGGCACGATCTCGGGGATGGGGACATCGTGAACGAACTCGAGATACTCGGAGGGGGACACCCCGTGATGATGCATGAGCCCGCGCAGCGTCGTCCCGAACTCCCGGAGGAAATCCTTGCGGACGCGTCCGGCCGTCGGCGGGTCCACGCCGAGCCGGTCCTGCACATAGTGCTCGATCCGGGCATCCACGAGCCTCCACAGGTGAACGTGGGGAGGGTAGAGGGTGTTGTCCAGGTCGAAGACGAACAACGGTTCCGAGGCCATCCCGTTAAGCTCCCCCGATCTCCACGGCGGAAACGGCGAGAGACGGGCACCCCGTCCTTCCGAACCACCGGAAATCGTCCCCGACGGCCACGACGTCCCGGAAAAGCGAGAGGACGTTCCCGGAAACGGCGAATCCGCGGACCGGTTCCTTCTCCTCGCCCCCCTGAAACCGGACTCCCGAGGCCCCCACGGAGAAGTCTCCCGACACCGGATCCGCCGTGTGGATCCCCAACAGCTCCTTCAGGATCACGCCCTCCCCGAGCTCCGACAGCATCTGCCCCACGGTCCGGTGTCCCGCCGTCATGCGCAGCCCGCCCGTGCCGACTGCCGGAGGAACCTTGGGCGACGGCCGCCTGAGGCTCGCCGTCGTCCCCGTCCCGATCCTCCTTCCCCAGAACGAGTCGGCCAGGAACGAGGCGAGCGTCCCGCTCCGGATCAGGACGTTCCGGCGCGAGGAAACCCCTTCTCCGTCGAAGACCGTGGCCCCCGCCCCCTGCGGGTCGAGCGGGTCGTCGACCACCTCCACGCAGGGCGAGGCGACGGTCCGGCCGATCTTCCCCGCGAAGATCGATTTCCCCTTGGCGACCTGCGGGGCGAGAAACGAGGGGGCCAGCACCTCGAGAAGGTCGGCCGTCACCCCGTTCTCCAGGAGGGCGGCGGCGCGGCCGGTCGGCAGGGTGCGGCTCCCGAGCATCCGGAGAGCCCTCCCCCCGCTCTCCTCCGCGATCCCGTTCGGCTGAAGGTCTACGAGCCGTCGGGCGAACCCGAACCCGTATCCCGTCTGCCCCTCCGCCCCCTCCTCGGCCACGGAGTCCACGGAGGCGTAATACCAGGACTCGCGCTGGGCGCCTTCCCTCCCCCGGGAGTTCCGGAACCACTCCCCCGCCACCGTCTCCGTGAGCGACGCGGTCCGCACCCGCTTCATCCGGGGATCGAGGGCGAGTGCGCGGCTTTCCAGCTCGCGGGCGAAGTCCGCCTTTTCGTGATCCCCCACCGTTTCGCAGGAAGGGTCGTAGAGTTGCGGTACGCGGTGCTCTCCGGCCCCCGGGGGACATTCCTCCCCGTCCTCCGGCAGACCGTAGGCGTCATCCCGGTCGGAGGCGTCCGCGCAGAAGATCGCCGCCTCCACGGTATGACGAACGTCGTCCTCCCCCTCCCCGAACCCGTAGGAAAAGCCCATCCTCCCCTCCCGGAAAACGCGGACCCCGAGGGAAACCGTATCCGAGAAAGAGATGGCGTCGATCCCGCCTTCGCGCGCCTCGTACCTGCGGACGCGGGCGCGCCGGACCCACAGCTCCGACTCGCCCCCGCCCCGGCGGGAGACCTCCCGTTTCACCAGACCGAAGAGCCGGTCAGGCACGCAGCAACCCGGACAGATCGGACACCAGGGCGACCTCGTCGCAGTCGGGGAACTTGGAACACTTGAGACAGTCCGTCCAGATCTTCTGGGGCAGTACGGACTTGTCCACCCGGACAAACCCCATCTTCTCGAAGAACTCCGGCTTGTAGGTCAGGGCGAAGACCCGCAGGATGCCGAGGACGATCGCCTCGGAGACGCACGCCTCGACGAGCTTCGTCCCCACCCCTTTCCCCATGTGCCCGTCACGAACGGCAAGCGAACGCACTTCGGCCAGGTCCTCCCACATGATGTGGATGGCGGCGGACCCGATCACCTCGCCGCCGTCGCCGGTGTACACGAAGTAGTCGCGCAGGTTCTCGTAGATTTCGCTCAGCGCCCGGGGGAGCATATCCCCCTTGCGCGCGTAGTCGGCGATCAGTTTCTGGATGGCCTTGACGTCCCCCATCCGGGCCTTTCGGATCATCCCCGCGCCGCTCCCTCGATCAGTTCCCTCGCGTGCGCCTGCGCTTCCTCGGTCACGTCGGCTCCCGAGATCATGCGCGCAAGTTCCTTAATCCTATCCTGTTTCGACAACGCTTGCACCCCGGTGGCGACCGAGCCTTTCCCGGACTGCTTGACGACCAGCAGATGGGCGTCCGCGAAGGCGGCCACCTGCGGAAGGTGGGTGACGCAGACCACTTGCGCCGTCGCGGAGAGTCCTCTCAGGCACGCCCCCACGCGCTCCGCCACCCTGCCGCCGATCCCCGTGTCGATCTCGTCGAACACCATCGTCCGGTTCCCCCGCCCCCGCGCGGAGGCATTGCGGAGAGCGAGCATGACGCGCGAAAGCTCCCCTCCCGAAGCCGTCGTGGAGAGAGGGCGCATCTCCTGACCCGGATTCGCGCAGAACAGGAACTCCGCCTCGTCGAACCCGTGCGCCGAGAGGGATTCCGGCCCGGGCGGGCGGGAAACGAGTTCGACCCGGAACTTCGCTCCGGCAAGCGCCACCCGGGAAAGCTCCTTCCCGACCGCGGGCCCCATCCGTTTCGCTCCCTCGCGCCGCTTCCTGCCAAGCTCCGTGGCCGCGCGCACGCCTGCCTCCTCCTCGTTCCGCAGCTGCTCCCGCAACCGTCTCGCCTCCTCCTGCGCCCCCTCGAGCCTCTCCCGCTCCGCCCGCAGTTCCGTGAGCATCGCCAGAAGCCCCGGCACGTCGGTCCCGTATTTCCTCCTCAGGCGCCGGATCTCGCTCAGCCTTTCCTCCGTCCTTTCCATCGCTTCGGCCGACAGGTCGACCGCCGCCGACAGCCCGGAAAGCTCCCGGGCCAGTTCCTGCGCCTCGATCCCGAGCGACCGGACGCGCTCCACAAGGCCGGCGATCCTCGGGTCGACCGCCGCCGCCTCCTTCAGCCTCGCGGCGGCGAAGGAGAGCGAGGCGACGGAGGAATGCTCCGAGGAGGAAAGGGCGTCTTCGGCCCCCCGGAGGGCCGAAAGCACCTTCGCGGCGTTGCGGAAGAGTTGGAGGTCCGCGGCGAGTTTTTCCTCCTCCTCGGGGCTCAGGGCGGCCCGGGTCAGCTCCTGGACCTGGAAATCGAGGTGCTCCCCCCGCTCGCGCGCGTTCGCCCCGCGCGACTCCGACTCCTCCACGTTCCTCCGGAGGGCGGAGATCCGCCGGTAGAGGCCGCGCATCTCCGCCGCCTCCTGCGCGGTTTTCGAAAAATCGTCCACCGCCGACAGCGCGGCCGCCCGCGACAGGAGGTGGACGACGCTGTGTTGCCCCACAAGCTCCACGAGCAGCGGCGACAAGTCCGCGAGGGCGGTCTGCGAGACCATCCGGCCGTTGAAATAGGCCCGGCTGCGCCCCGCGGCGGGGATGACCCGCCGGAGCACCAGTTCCTCCTCCCACGGAAAGCCCGCCTCCTCCCACGCCTCCTTGAGGTCCGCGCGCCCGGAGAGGTCGAAGCGCGCGGACACCTCCGCTTCCGCCTCCCCCGACTTCACGGCCGTCGGGTCCGCCCTCTCTCCCAGCGCGAGGCGGACCGCCTCCACGAGGATCGATTTGCCCGCCCCCGTCTCCCCCGTGACGATGTTCAGCCCCGGCGCGAACGGCACGCGCACGTCGCGGAAGATGGCGAGATTGCGTACGGAGAGTTCGATCAGCATCTGGGGGAAGGAGTCACCGCTCTCCCCACTTGAGCTTTGTCCGAAGAACGGCGAAGTAATCCTTGAAGGGGGAGCGGAAGAAGCGGAGCGGCGCGGACGCCTTCTTCACCTCGATCACGTCATCCGCCCGGATCCCGAGTCCCACCTGCCCGTCCAGCGTGAGGAAGACGTCGGTCTCCCGGGACCGCAGCTTCACCCGGACCTCCATGTCGTCGGGGATGACGATCGGCCGGTTCGTAAGGGTGTGCGGACAGATCGGGGTGATGACGATGGCGCGCAACGTCGGATAGAGAATCGGCCCCTGCGCGGCGAGGGAGTACCCCGTCGAGCCGGTGGGAGTGGAGATGATCAGCCCGTCCGCCTTGAACGACGAGAGGAACATCTCATCGATCGTGGTCTCGATGTCGATGATCTTGGCGAGCGCCCCCTTGTTGACGACGACATCGTTCAGCACCGTGTAGTTGGCGACCCGCTCCCCCATCCGGTGCACGTGGGCGACGAGCATCATCCGCTCGTCGTAGGCGAAGTCGTAGTGGAAGATGCGCTCGAGTACCGGATACAATTCCTCCAGGGTGATCGCGGTCATGAACCCGAGCGACCCGAGGTTCACCCCGAGAATCGGCTTCCCCGAGATTCCCACGACCCGCGCGGCGGAGAGAAGCGTCCCGTCGCCTCCGATGACGATCAAAAAGTCGCACTTGTCCGGGAGGTTCGATCGGGGCACGGCATCGCCGTGCTGCACGAGCGCGGCGGTCTCCTTGTCGAGCACGACGCGTCTTCCGCGCGCCTCGATCCATTCGGTCAGGTCGGAAACGATCTTCTTCGCCCGGGGATCGGTGTGCTTGGCGATGATGCCGGCGCACTTCATGGTGAATCAGGATAATATATCGGAAGGAAATGGGAAAGGAACGTTTTCCCGCCCCGACCTCTGCGTGGGACTCGTTGCGCGTCTTCGAAACCATCGGGTTCATGGACCGTGCTCGTGGACAAGAGGAGGGTTCCCTTGCCTTCGTTTTCCCTTCCGAAGGCGTCCCGGGGAAGAATCCTTTTTCCCCTTTAAAAAGAACGGTCACCACGATTCCCGATCGATGCGGGAATTTCTGAAACGCTCTTCCAGCCCTTGATGAGAGGGACTTTGCGGGCGGTCGTCTTTTTCGATCGACCATTTCCATCGGTTTTCGCAATGGTTACCCAGGGGCAGGAGATTTACCTTGACGGGGAATAAAAATCCTCGTTCAATTTCCTTGAGAGGTTTCTTCTTACGGTCAACCAAACGATCGATTCCGTGCTCCATCGGTGATGTCATGGCACCCGGGAAATTCCCGGTTTGCCTTTGTCGGAATCGTATCCTCTTGGGGTAACGCGACGCAACATATTCCTTGGTTGTTTGGAAACCTCACCGGGTCGATGGAAAAAGAGGTTCGGGGGGACGATATGGCAAAACTGGACTTCGGGATGGCGATGGTATTGGCAAGGTTCGCCGGAAAAGAAGGAACCCCCTCCCCGGAAGGGAAAAAGATGCCGAAGGCGAACCCGCAAGCACAGGCCGGTTTCGAGAAACGGAAAATCCTGATCGCCGGTTCGTGGTTGAAAATCCCCAAAGTAGAAAGGATTCTTCTGCCTTCCGACCCTTCCGAAAAGGATCTCTGAGGCGGAAGCGATCCTTCCAAGCAAAACCCCCCGGCGAGATTCCCCGCCGGGGGGTTTTTTCGTTCCCAGGTAGAAACCCTGAAATTGTGAGGGATTACTTGGCCTTGACTACGTTGGCCGCCTGCGGTCCCTTGGGACCCTGGGTGATGTCGAACTCGACCCGATCCCCTTCCTGGAG
This region includes:
- a CDS encoding TldD/PmbA family protein yields the protein MPDRLFGLVKREVSRRGGGESELWVRRARVRRYEAREGGIDAISFSDTVSLGVRVFREGRMGFSYGFGEGEDDVRHTVEAAIFCADASDRDDAYGLPEDGEECPPGAGEHRVPQLYDPSCETVGDHEKADFARELESRALALDPRMKRVRTASLTETVAGEWFRNSRGREGAQRESWYYASVDSVAEEGAEGQTGYGFGFARRLVDLQPNGIAEESGGRALRMLGSRTLPTGRAAALLENGVTADLLEVLAPSFLAPQVAKGKSIFAGKIGRTVASPCVEVVDDPLDPQGAGATVFDGEGVSSRRNVLIRSGTLASFLADSFWGRRIGTGTTASLRRPSPKVPPAVGTGGLRMTAGHRTVGQMLSELGEGVILKELLGIHTADPVSGDFSVGASGVRFQGGEEKEPVRGFAVSGNVLSLFRDVVAVGDDFRWFGRTGCPSLAVSAVEIGGA
- the recN gene encoding DNA repair protein RecN; this encodes MLIELSVRNLAIFRDVRVPFAPGLNIVTGETGAGKSILVEAVRLALGERADPTAVKSGEAEAEVSARFDLSGRADLKEAWEEAGFPWEEELVLRRVIPAAGRSRAYFNGRMVSQTALADLSPLLVELVGQHSVVHLLSRAAALSAVDDFSKTAQEAAEMRGLYRRISALRRNVEESESRGANARERGEHLDFQVQELTRAALSPEEEEKLAADLQLFRNAAKVLSALRGAEDALSSSEHSSVASLSFAAARLKEAAAVDPRIAGLVERVRSLGIEAQELARELSGLSAAVDLSAEAMERTEERLSEIRRLRRKYGTDVPGLLAMLTELRAERERLEGAQEEARRLREQLRNEEEAGVRAATELGRKRREGAKRMGPAVGKELSRVALAGAKFRVELVSRPPGPESLSAHGFDEAEFLFCANPGQEMRPLSTTASGGELSRVMLALRNASARGRGNRTMVFDEIDTGIGGRVAERVGACLRGLSATAQVVCVTHLPQVAAFADAHLLVVKQSGKGSVATGVQALSKQDRIKELARMISGADVTEEAQAHARELIEGAARG
- a CDS encoding N-acetyltransferase — translated: MIRKARMGDVKAIQKLIADYARKGDMLPRALSEIYENLRDYFVYTGDGGEVIGSAAIHIMWEDLAEVRSLAVRDGHMGKGVGTKLVEACVSEAIVLGILRVFALTYKPEFFEKMGFVRVDKSVLPQKIWTDCLKCSKFPDCDEVALVSDLSGLLRA
- a CDS encoding pyrimidine 5'-nucleotidase, producing the protein MASEPLFVFDLDNTLYPPHVHLWRLVDARIEHYVQDRLGVDPPTAGRVRKDFLREFGTTLRGLMHHHGVSPSEYLEFVHDVPIPEIVPPRPELGAMLSCLPGRRVVFTNGSESYARRVLSALGVSDLMDGIYGIEFMEYIAKPSRYPYEKLLRANGTSPRDSLFCEDLRENLVPARELGMFSVWVGGREEGFPAHAVIEDVCDLPRVLPRFLANGTGVARKRDRGAG
- a CDS encoding NAD(+)/NADH kinase; amino-acid sequence: MKCAGIIAKHTDPRAKKIVSDLTEWIEARGRRVVLDKETAALVQHGDAVPRSNLPDKCDFLIVIGGDGTLLSAARVVGISGKPILGVNLGSLGFMTAITLEELYPVLERIFHYDFAYDERMMLVAHVHRMGERVANYTVLNDVVVNKGALAKIIDIETTIDEMFLSSFKADGLIISTPTGSTGYSLAAQGPILYPTLRAIVITPICPHTLTNRPIVIPDDMEVRVKLRSRETDVFLTLDGQVGLGIRADDVIEVKKASAPLRFFRSPFKDYFAVLRTKLKWGER